A single window of Chitinophaga sp. XS-30 DNA harbors:
- a CDS encoding ThuA domain-containing protein, with protein sequence MKHLLIIMILAVTGLGIAGCSKSRPGKPRVLVFTKTAGFRHASIPAGINAIQQLGKENGFDVDTTENAARFTEDSLQQYAAVIFLNTTGDVLDTRQEADFERYIQAGGGFVGIHAATDTEYDWAWYGKLVGAYFENHPEGTEKARLIIKDRNHPSTKDLPETWEHTDEWYNFRNVNKETKVLISVDEKSYKGGTMGDDHRISWYHEYDGGRAFYTELGHTEESYTEAPFLQHVLGGIKYAIGKNQMLDYSRATSQRVPDEDRFTRQVLNGGNFFEPTEMAILPNLDVLIVQRRGEVLFYNNTTQALTQVGYLNVYHKTDVPKVNAEEGLMGVAADPDYAKNHFVYLFYSPADTSVNRLSRFVFRDNKLDMQSEKTILQFYSQRDICCHTGGSIAFGPDGLLYLSTGDNTTPFDEPGEAYTSKGYGPVDDRPGHLQYDGRRTSSNTNDLRGKILRIRVKEDGSYSIPDGNLFKPGTDKTKPEIYAMGTRNPYRISVDQKNGIIYWGDVGPDAAKDDSLRGPMGYDEVNQAKKAGYYGYPLFIGNNQSYRMYNYETGESGAFHDPEKPVNNSRNNTGLTNLPPAVPAFIWYPYGKSAEFPLVGSGGRNAMAGPIYYSEFYPKATRLPEYYNGKLFIYDWIRGWIMAVTLDKDANYVKMEKFMPSAQFNAPIDMEMGPDGRLYILEYGKGWFSKNPDAALVRIDYNGGNRAPRTELKVDKLTGALPFKVKLTAEGAMDPDGDPLTFLWNFGNGNKKETTEPFVEHTFTAAGEYPVFVDVSDSHGATVRSKMINVYAGNETPEVNIDIVGNKMFYFPGKPVRYNVSVTDKEDGSTAAGTLDVSNLYIKALYMEGRDKAAMPQGHQIISGAIAGRNIVESSDCKTCHKINEKSIGPSFMDVATKYKDDPKSPEYLAEKIIKGGGGVWGETVMSAHPTITPGEARQIVEYIFSVAGGAKQEPSLPVSGTVDATAGSELKDNGFLYLMASYTDKGGAGIRPITGAANAELRNPKIQAERYAKADGAATVDISGRKLLIPTASSWASYKDLDLAEVNGIELTYFVQDVPQYGYIVEARLDDAVNGQSLGEVKIGANAQKETAATATIRFPAWTGNDKHTLFLVFKAADPAEKAPVGIDFIKLLAK encoded by the coding sequence ATGAAACATCTTTTAATCATTATGATCCTTGCCGTGACGGGCCTGGGCATTGCGGGTTGCAGTAAATCCCGCCCCGGCAAACCCCGGGTGCTGGTATTTACCAAGACCGCCGGTTTCCGTCATGCCTCCATCCCTGCCGGCATCAATGCCATACAACAACTGGGGAAGGAGAACGGCTTTGATGTGGATACTACCGAGAATGCAGCACGATTCACCGAAGATTCCCTGCAGCAGTATGCCGCCGTGATCTTTCTGAACACCACCGGCGACGTGCTGGACACCCGCCAGGAAGCGGACTTTGAACGTTACATCCAGGCCGGTGGCGGCTTCGTGGGTATCCACGCCGCTACCGATACGGAATATGACTGGGCATGGTACGGTAAACTGGTAGGCGCCTACTTCGAGAATCATCCTGAAGGCACGGAAAAAGCCAGGCTGATCATCAAAGACAGGAACCATCCTTCCACGAAAGACCTGCCGGAAACATGGGAACATACCGATGAATGGTATAATTTCAGGAACGTCAACAAGGAAACCAAAGTGCTCATCTCGGTAGATGAAAAATCCTACAAGGGCGGCACTATGGGCGATGATCACCGCATCAGCTGGTATCATGAATACGACGGAGGCCGCGCATTTTATACAGAGCTGGGGCATACGGAAGAATCCTATACCGAAGCGCCTTTCCTCCAGCATGTGCTGGGCGGTATCAAATACGCCATCGGCAAGAATCAGATGCTGGACTACTCCAGGGCCACTTCGCAGCGCGTACCGGATGAAGACCGCTTTACCAGGCAGGTACTGAACGGCGGCAACTTCTTTGAACCTACGGAAATGGCCATCCTGCCCAACCTGGATGTGCTCATCGTGCAACGCCGCGGTGAAGTGCTGTTCTATAACAACACCACACAGGCGCTCACACAGGTAGGTTACCTCAACGTTTATCATAAAACGGATGTGCCGAAAGTGAATGCGGAGGAAGGCCTGATGGGCGTTGCCGCAGACCCGGATTACGCAAAGAACCACTTCGTATATCTCTTTTATTCCCCTGCAGATACCTCCGTGAACCGCCTGAGCCGTTTTGTGTTCAGGGATAACAAGCTGGACATGCAGAGTGAAAAAACAATACTGCAATTCTACTCGCAACGCGATATCTGCTGCCACACCGGCGGCTCCATCGCTTTTGGTCCGGATGGCTTGTTGTACCTCTCCACCGGGGACAATACCACGCCGTTTGATGAACCGGGAGAAGCGTACACCAGCAAAGGCTACGGTCCGGTTGACGACCGCCCCGGCCACTTGCAGTACGATGGCCGCAGAACATCTTCCAATACCAATGACCTCCGGGGAAAGATCCTCCGTATCCGCGTAAAGGAAGACGGTTCCTATTCCATTCCAGATGGCAATCTCTTCAAGCCCGGTACAGACAAAACGAAACCGGAGATCTACGCCATGGGCACCCGCAATCCCTACCGGATCTCGGTAGACCAGAAGAACGGGATCATTTACTGGGGTGATGTAGGGCCGGATGCGGCAAAAGACGATTCGCTCAGAGGCCCCATGGGTTATGACGAAGTGAACCAGGCGAAAAAAGCCGGCTACTATGGCTATCCGCTCTTTATCGGGAATAACCAGTCGTACCGCATGTACAATTATGAGACCGGGGAGTCCGGCGCGTTTCATGATCCGGAGAAACCCGTCAATAATTCCCGGAACAATACGGGGCTGACCAACCTCCCGCCCGCAGTGCCCGCGTTCATCTGGTATCCCTACGGCAAATCCGCAGAATTTCCCCTGGTGGGCAGCGGTGGCCGGAATGCGATGGCAGGGCCGATATATTACAGCGAATTCTACCCGAAGGCAACACGCCTTCCGGAGTACTATAATGGCAAGCTGTTCATTTACGACTGGATCAGGGGCTGGATCATGGCGGTTACGCTGGACAAGGATGCCAATTATGTGAAGATGGAGAAGTTCATGCCTTCTGCCCAATTCAACGCGCCGATAGATATGGAGATGGGGCCTGACGGGCGCCTCTACATCCTGGAATACGGTAAAGGCTGGTTCAGCAAGAACCCCGATGCCGCGCTCGTCCGTATCGATTACAATGGAGGGAACCGTGCGCCGAGGACAGAACTGAAGGTGGACAAGCTTACCGGTGCGCTGCCGTTCAAGGTGAAGCTCACCGCGGAAGGAGCCATGGACCCGGATGGAGACCCGCTGACCTTCCTCTGGAATTTCGGCAACGGCAACAAGAAAGAAACAACGGAACCTTTTGTGGAACATACTTTCACGGCCGCGGGCGAGTACCCGGTATTCGTGGATGTGTCCGACAGTCACGGCGCAACTGTGCGCAGCAAGATGATCAACGTATATGCCGGTAATGAAACACCGGAAGTCAATATTGATATCGTGGGCAACAAAATGTTCTACTTCCCCGGCAAGCCGGTACGCTACAACGTTTCCGTGACGGACAAGGAAGACGGCAGCACGGCCGCCGGTACGCTGGATGTATCCAACCTTTACATCAAGGCGCTGTATATGGAAGGCAGGGATAAAGCAGCCATGCCGCAGGGGCACCAGATCATTTCCGGCGCTATCGCCGGCAGGAACATCGTGGAGTCATCGGACTGCAAAACCTGTCACAAGATCAATGAAAAATCCATTGGTCCCAGCTTTATGGACGTGGCTACCAAATACAAGGATGATCCGAAATCACCGGAATATCTCGCGGAAAAGATCATCAAAGGCGGCGGCGGTGTCTGGGGCGAAACAGTGATGTCCGCCCACCCCACCATTACCCCCGGTGAAGCCCGGCAGATCGTGGAATACATTTTCTCGGTAGCCGGCGGCGCAAAACAGGAACCATCCCTGCCCGTCAGCGGTACCGTGGATGCAACGGCCGGCAGCGAACTGAAAGATAACGGCTTCCTCTATCTGATGGCCAGTTATACGGATAAAGGCGGTGCCGGTATCCGTCCCATTACGGGCGCGGCCAATGCGGAACTGCGTAACCCGAAGATACAGGCAGAGCGTTATGCCAAGGCTGATGGCGCGGCAACTGTGGATATCAGCGGCAGAAAGCTGCTCATTCCTACGGCCAGCTCCTGGGCTTCTTATAAGGACCTCGACCTGGCGGAAGTGAACGGAATAGAGCTGACGTATTTCGTGCAGGATGTTCCGCAGTACGGTTATATCGTGGAAGCACGGCTGGACGATGCGGTGAACGGGCAGTCACTTGGCGAAGTGAAGATCGGCGCCAATGCGCAGAAAGAAACAGCGGCTACGGCAACCATCCGTTTCCCCGCCTGGACGGGTAACGACAAGCATACCCTGTTCCTCGTCTTCAAAGCGGCAGACCCTGCGGAGAAAGCACCGGTAGGGATCGATTTCATTAAACTGCTGGCGAAGTAG
- a CDS encoding ThuA domain-containing protein: MKFLLRSLLIICGICILFAGYAFTTAKAKPRLLVFSKTAGFRHDCIPVAKLAMMQLGAEKGFAVDTTEDAAVFTAKNLKRYKAIIFLNTTGNVLDDGQQAAMENYIRKGGGYVGVHAATDTEYDWPWYNQLVGAYFLSHPHQQTATLHVEDRDHPATRHLDSTWIRKDEWYNFKSIVPGLHVLLRIDEQSYKGGKNGDDHPMSWCRDFDGGRTFYTELGHTKESYSEPAFLQHVWGGIEYVMAKKK; encoded by the coding sequence ATGAAATTCCTTCTCCGAAGCCTGCTCATTATCTGTGGTATTTGCATCCTCTTTGCAGGATACGCTTTCACAACCGCAAAGGCCAAACCCAGGCTGCTGGTATTTTCCAAAACGGCCGGTTTCCGGCACGATTGCATACCCGTGGCCAAACTGGCCATGATGCAGCTCGGTGCGGAAAAAGGATTTGCGGTGGATACCACCGAAGATGCGGCGGTCTTTACCGCAAAGAACCTGAAACGCTACAAAGCCATCATATTCCTGAACACTACCGGAAATGTACTGGACGACGGGCAGCAGGCCGCCATGGAAAACTATATCCGTAAAGGCGGCGGTTACGTTGGCGTACATGCCGCCACGGATACGGAATACGACTGGCCCTGGTACAACCAGCTGGTAGGCGCCTATTTCCTCAGCCATCCGCACCAGCAGACGGCAACGCTGCATGTGGAGGACCGGGATCATCCGGCTACACGGCACCTGGACAGTACCTGGATCCGCAAGGATGAATGGTACAACTTCAAAAGCATCGTTCCCGGTCTGCATGTGCTGCTCAGGATCGATGAGCAATCCTACAAGGGCGGCAAGAACGGGGACGACCATCCCATGAGCTGGTGCCGCGATTTCGACGGAGGCCGCACATTCTATACCGAACTGGGCCATACAAAGGAATCATATAGCGAACCGGCCTTCCTGCAACATGTATGGGGCGGCATCGAATATGTGATGGCGAAAAAGAAGTGA
- a CDS encoding DUF1080 domain-containing protein — MKRIISSVLLLGVLAGCASTQAQNGGPSLTKKEKKAGWKLLFDGKTTTGWRGFKKQEAPSAWKVQDGALFLDTEAKKAGASGGDIMTVEQFENYELELEWKISKAGNSGVIFSVQEGDQYGATYSTGPEMQVIDDDGHPDGKNVKHNAGELYDLIAAPARYAKPVGEWNTAKIIKKDGKLTLLLNGKVTGETTMGTPEWDKLVANSKFKTWKGFGAFAKGHIALQDHGDGVWYRNIKIREL, encoded by the coding sequence ATGAAACGTATTATCTCATCCGTATTGCTGCTGGGCGTGCTGGCAGGATGCGCCTCCACACAGGCACAGAACGGAGGTCCTTCCCTGACAAAGAAAGAAAAGAAAGCCGGCTGGAAACTGCTGTTCGACGGCAAAACAACCACCGGTTGGCGCGGATTCAAGAAACAGGAAGCTCCCTCCGCCTGGAAAGTGCAGGACGGCGCGCTGTTCCTCGATACTGAAGCCAAAAAAGCCGGTGCTTCCGGCGGAGATATCATGACAGTGGAACAGTTCGAAAACTATGAACTGGAACTGGAATGGAAAATATCCAAAGCAGGTAACAGCGGTGTCATCTTCAGCGTACAGGAAGGCGATCAGTACGGCGCTACCTACTCCACCGGCCCTGAAATGCAGGTGATCGATGATGATGGGCACCCTGACGGCAAGAATGTAAAACATAATGCCGGCGAACTGTATGATCTCATTGCTGCTCCCGCCCGTTACGCCAAACCGGTAGGAGAGTGGAACACCGCAAAGATCATCAAGAAAGACGGCAAGCTTACGCTGCTGCTGAACGGCAAGGTGACCGGCGAAACAACCATGGGCACACCGGAATGGGACAAGCTTGTGGCTAACAGCAAATTCAAGACCTGGAAAGGTTTCGGCGCATTTGCCAAAGGCCATATCGCCCTGCAGGACCATGGCGACGGCGTATGGTACAGGAATATCAAGATCCGTGAACTTTAG
- a CDS encoding c-type cytochrome: MKKTIWAPVCISAAILFAACGGGEEKKTEEKSEETPVVVDDSMVAPTAGKGKELIAAQDCKTCHQEDAKLIGPSYNEIAAKYENNDENIATLAGKVIKGGAGNWGEIPMAPHPAIPEEDAKEMVKYILSVGK, from the coding sequence ATGAAGAAGACCATATGGGCGCCAGTATGCATCAGTGCGGCGATCCTTTTTGCTGCATGCGGCGGCGGTGAAGAAAAGAAAACAGAAGAAAAATCTGAAGAGACCCCTGTAGTGGTAGACGATTCCATGGTTGCGCCCACAGCGGGCAAAGGCAAGGAACTGATCGCTGCGCAGGATTGCAAGACCTGCCATCAGGAAGATGCCAAACTGATCGGCCCTTCCTACAATGAGATCGCAGCCAAATACGAGAACAACGATGAAAACATCGCCACCCTCGCAGGCAAAGTGATCAAAGGCGGCGCAGGCAACTGGGGCGAGATTCCCATGGCCCCGCATCCGGCCATCCCCGAAGAGGACGCAAAGGAAATGGTGAAATATATCCTCTCCGTAGGAAAATAA
- a CDS encoding sugar phosphate isomerase/epimerase gives MRTIKGPGIFLAQFLDDKAPFNTLEGICKWAAGLGFKGVQIPTWDPRMIDLQKAAESKTYADEIKGIVQSAGMEITELSTHLQGQLVAVHPAYNELFDGFAPKELHGNAKARTEWAVNQLKYAAKASRNLGLNAHATFSGALLWHTVYPWPQRPAGLVETGFRELADRWLPILNEMDANGVDLCYEVHPGEDLHDGASYEQFLAATGNHQRACLLYDPSHFVLQCLDYLSYIDIYHEKIKMFHVKDAEFNPTGRSGVYGGYQGWIDRPGRFRSLGDGQVDFSAVFSKLTQYNYEGWAVMEWECCMKHPEDGAREGAPFISDHIIRVTEKAFDDFAGTGADENLNRRILGL, from the coding sequence ATGAGGACGATCAAAGGACCAGGCATTTTCCTGGCGCAGTTCCTGGACGATAAAGCGCCTTTCAATACCCTCGAAGGCATTTGCAAATGGGCCGCCGGCCTGGGTTTTAAAGGCGTGCAGATCCCCACCTGGGACCCCCGCATGATAGACCTGCAAAAAGCAGCCGAAAGCAAAACCTATGCGGACGAGATCAAAGGCATCGTGCAGTCCGCCGGTATGGAGATCACCGAACTGTCCACTCACCTGCAGGGGCAGCTGGTAGCGGTGCACCCTGCTTACAACGAGCTGTTCGATGGCTTCGCTCCCAAAGAACTGCACGGCAACGCCAAAGCCCGCACAGAATGGGCGGTTAACCAGCTGAAATACGCCGCCAAAGCCAGCCGTAACCTCGGCCTCAATGCACACGCCACTTTCAGCGGCGCATTGCTCTGGCATACCGTGTACCCCTGGCCCCAACGCCCGGCGGGACTGGTGGAGACCGGTTTCCGGGAACTGGCGGACCGCTGGCTTCCCATCCTCAATGAAATGGATGCGAACGGCGTGGACCTCTGCTATGAGGTGCATCCGGGGGAAGACCTGCACGACGGCGCCAGCTACGAACAGTTCCTGGCCGCCACCGGCAACCATCAGCGCGCATGCCTCCTGTACGACCCCAGCCATTTTGTGCTGCAGTGCCTGGACTATCTCAGCTATATCGATATCTATCATGAAAAGATAAAGATGTTCCATGTGAAGGACGCAGAATTCAATCCCACCGGCCGCTCCGGCGTGTACGGCGGCTACCAGGGATGGATCGACCGCCCCGGCCGCTTCCGCTCCCTGGGCGACGGACAGGTGGATTTCTCCGCCGTGTTCAGCAAGCTGACGCAATACAACTACGAAGGATGGGCCGTGATGGAATGGGAGTGCTGTATGAAACATCCGGAAGACGGCGCCCGCGAAGGCGCACCGTTCATCAGCGACCATATCATCCGTGTTACGGAAAAGGCGTTTGACGATTTTGCCGGCACAGGTGCGGATGAGAACCTGAACCGCCGTATCTTGGGGCTCTGA
- a CDS encoding Gfo/Idh/MocA family protein yields MNRKLRMGMIGGGKDAFIGAIHRIAANMDGLIELKAGALSINPEVAQDSGRSLFLDEDRIYTDFKTMLEKEAAMPADKRLDFITIVTPNFAHFEPAMMALDKGFHVVVEKPITFTLDEAKQLKAKQEQTGLSLLLTHTYTGYPMVKQAKQMVKAGALGKIRKVWVEYPQGWLSKMSEREGNAQAAWRTDPKRSGKSGAFGDIGTHAFNLAEYISGQKVDKLCADLLIQVEGRMLDDDGAVLIRFDGGAAGVLQASQVAAGEENALKIRVYGEKGGLEWAQHEPNTLLVKWLDKPTEILRAGGGNPHLSSFATHNCRTPGGHPEGYLEAFGNLYRNFALTLQAKADGTAPAPEALDFPGVEEGIRGMAFIDMVVKSSASEQKWTKFEI; encoded by the coding sequence ATGAACAGAAAACTCAGAATGGGAATGATCGGAGGCGGCAAAGACGCCTTCATCGGCGCCATCCACCGCATCGCGGCGAATATGGACGGGCTGATAGAATTGAAAGCGGGCGCTTTGAGCATTAACCCCGAAGTTGCCCAGGATTCCGGACGCTCTCTCTTCCTGGATGAAGACCGCATCTACACGGACTTCAAAACCATGCTGGAGAAGGAAGCCGCCATGCCGGCGGACAAACGCCTGGATTTCATCACCATCGTTACGCCCAACTTCGCACACTTTGAACCCGCCATGATGGCGCTGGACAAAGGTTTTCACGTAGTGGTGGAAAAACCCATCACCTTCACGCTGGATGAAGCCAAACAACTGAAAGCCAAACAGGAACAAACCGGCCTGTCACTCTTGCTGACACATACTTACACCGGCTACCCGATGGTGAAACAGGCCAAACAAATGGTGAAGGCCGGTGCGCTCGGCAAGATCCGGAAAGTATGGGTAGAATATCCGCAAGGCTGGCTCAGCAAAATGAGCGAGCGCGAAGGTAATGCCCAGGCTGCCTGGCGCACAGACCCCAAACGTTCCGGCAAAAGCGGCGCCTTCGGCGACATCGGCACGCATGCATTCAATCTCGCGGAATATATCTCCGGCCAGAAAGTGGATAAGTTATGCGCTGACCTCCTCATTCAGGTGGAAGGCCGTATGCTGGATGATGACGGCGCTGTGCTGATCCGCTTCGATGGCGGTGCCGCAGGCGTGCTGCAGGCATCACAGGTGGCGGCAGGCGAAGAAAACGCCCTCAAGATCCGCGTGTATGGCGAAAAAGGCGGGCTCGAATGGGCACAACATGAACCCAACACCCTGCTGGTGAAGTGGCTGGACAAACCCACGGAGATCCTCCGTGCCGGTGGCGGCAACCCGCACCTCAGCAGCTTTGCCACCCATAATTGCCGCACGCCCGGCGGGCATCCGGAAGGATACCTGGAGGCATTCGGCAACCTCTACCGCAATTTTGCCCTCACTTTGCAGGCAAAAGCAGACGGTACTGCTCCAGCCCCCGAAGCCCTGGATTTCCCCGGTGTGGAAGAAGGCATCCGCGGCATGGCATTCATCGACATGGTCGTGAAATCATCCGCCAGCGAACAGAAATGGACAAAATTCGAAATTTAG
- a CDS encoding sugar MFS transporter → MKQIQPEKLFVASCLALLVTSLSFGIRAGILGQLGVQFHLSGQELAIITGTAFWGFPLAVVIGGFIVDAIGMKRLLVAAFVLHLLGILLTICTPWFSSGFWPLFISTLFIGMANGTVEAACNPLVATIYQDNKTTKLNHFHLWFPGGIVIGSLIVFFLNMVNIGWQIQVATMLVPTLIYGFLFLKLDFPVTERVAAGVSNKQMYRSIASPLFIFMFICMFGTAITELFTNQWIEILLKNVTAYGLLVLALTAGVQVLGRAVAGPVVHKMSPTGVLLASAVFSAFGLYLMGSVSGNMLFVAAVIFGIGITYFWPTMLGFVSENIPESGALGMNLIGGAGMFAVSVYTFFMGGFYDSIIAKNLPASASLDVYRSAAPGTPEATTFQQAQAVAGPEIINVTLIIPVILIVAFAGLFFYMKGKKKQTLHSTLQTA, encoded by the coding sequence ATGAAGCAGATACAGCCTGAAAAGCTATTTGTTGCCAGCTGTCTGGCCTTGCTCGTTACTTCCCTATCCTTTGGAATCCGGGCCGGGATACTCGGCCAGCTTGGTGTACAATTTCATCTGAGTGGCCAGGAACTGGCCATCATTACCGGCACTGCCTTCTGGGGCTTTCCCCTGGCTGTAGTGATCGGAGGGTTCATCGTGGATGCCATTGGTATGAAAAGGTTGCTGGTAGCGGCTTTTGTGTTGCACCTGCTGGGTATCCTGTTGACTATCTGCACACCCTGGTTCTCGTCAGGTTTCTGGCCCCTGTTTATTTCTACACTGTTCATCGGCATGGCCAATGGTACAGTAGAAGCTGCCTGTAACCCGCTGGTGGCAACCATTTATCAGGATAACAAAACAACAAAACTGAATCACTTTCACCTCTGGTTCCCTGGTGGTATTGTGATCGGAAGCCTCATTGTATTCTTCCTTAATATGGTAAACATAGGTTGGCAGATTCAGGTAGCCACGATGCTGGTACCCACGCTGATTTACGGGTTCCTCTTCCTGAAACTCGACTTCCCTGTAACAGAGCGTGTGGCTGCGGGTGTTTCCAACAAGCAGATGTACCGTTCTATTGCCAGCCCTTTATTTATATTTATGTTCATTTGCATGTTCGGAACAGCGATAACCGAACTGTTTACCAACCAGTGGATCGAGATACTGCTGAAGAATGTAACAGCGTATGGTTTGCTGGTGTTGGCACTGACCGCCGGAGTACAGGTATTAGGCCGTGCTGTTGCCGGTCCCGTGGTGCATAAAATGTCACCTACCGGCGTATTGTTGGCATCCGCTGTTTTCTCAGCGTTCGGCCTCTATCTGATGGGAAGCGTTTCCGGTAACATGCTGTTTGTGGCAGCTGTTATCTTCGGGATAGGGATCACCTATTTCTGGCCGACCATGCTGGGTTTCGTGTCTGAGAATATTCCGGAATCCGGAGCATTGGGTATGAACCTCATCGGTGGCGCAGGGATGTTTGCCGTATCCGTTTATACTTTCTTTATGGGAGGCTTTTATGACAGCATCATTGCCAAGAATCTGCCAGCGAGCGCATCTCTGGATGTTTACCGCTCGGCCGCTCCGGGTACGCCCGAAGCCACCACTTTTCAGCAGGCGCAGGCTGTTGCCGGTCCTGAGATCATCAATGTGACGCTCATTATCCCGGTGATCCTGATCGTTGCATTCGCCGGGCTTTTCTTTTACATGAAAGGAAAAAAGAAACAGACCCTGCATTCAACGCTGCAAACAGCATAA
- a CDS encoding RNA polymerase sigma-70 factor, whose protein sequence is MKGSLHTNDLLRGLKARDPEVFAGVYRHYFPILFAAARKYIDDKSLAEEMIQDVFLNIWEKDLAPDHPAALKSYLFRALINRVMNHFQREKRLRHHHEALQHLSEESYLCTFIEEQELRENIHKAIEALPDRCKKIFKMSRFDGMKNQQIADSLQLSVKTIENQMTIALRQLRATLLENDSQTLPPDAKLKILLFLLGV, encoded by the coding sequence ATGAAGGGCTCCTTACATACCAATGACCTGCTCCGCGGCCTCAAGGCCCGGGACCCGGAAGTTTTTGCCGGTGTCTACCGACATTACTTCCCCATCCTCTTTGCCGCTGCCCGTAAATACATAGACGATAAAAGCCTCGCCGAAGAAATGATCCAGGACGTTTTTCTGAACATCTGGGAAAAAGACCTGGCGCCGGACCATCCGGCCGCCCTGAAAAGTTATCTTTTCCGCGCACTGATCAACCGCGTCATGAACCATTTTCAGCGGGAAAAAAGATTGCGCCACCACCACGAAGCCCTGCAACACCTTTCAGAAGAAAGTTATCTTTGCACTTTCATCGAAGAACAGGAACTTCGCGAAAATATTCACAAAGCCATCGAGGCTTTGCCGGACAGGTGTAAAAAGATATTCAAGATGAGCCGTTTTGACGGCATGAAGAACCAACAGATCGCAGATTCGCTCCAGCTGTCCGTCAAGACCATTGAAAATCAGATGACCATTGCATTGAGGCAACTCAGAGCAACTTTATTGGAAAACGATTCGCAGACGCTGCCGCCGGATGCGAAACTGAAAATACTTTTGTTCCTGCTGGGCGTGTAA
- a CDS encoding FecR family protein, translating to MRGSDQEVYAMIIRSLDEPDNPDNQKALQEWLAKDAGNHKLLAELRSLWEGAAEASVFESTQADAATARFIHILHERYPSAKAASTSPKLNWWKYAAAAAITGLVALTYWWAQPAAEKLTTFRTTAQTDSVTLSDGTRIVLHSHSAIRYPETFRGKTRTVFLDEGTAFFDVQQDAAHPFTAATGNLNVDVLGTAFNLSVTGHSIKLYVAEGEVAFGRSGDNSPLRLQAGKGASFHKTTGTLAPDREADPNALAWKTRELRFVDMPMEEVCNVLSDCYGMAVILENDSRKAQKLNARFSQRSIEEVLQTLNALYDYRYEKRGDTVFIH from the coding sequence ATGAGAGGATCCGATCAGGAAGTTTATGCCATGATTATCCGTTCGCTCGATGAACCGGATAATCCCGATAACCAGAAAGCACTCCAGGAATGGCTGGCCAAAGACGCCGGTAACCATAAGCTGCTGGCGGAACTGCGGTCGCTTTGGGAAGGCGCCGCGGAAGCCAGCGTATTTGAAAGCACACAGGCAGACGCTGCCACAGCACGGTTCATCCACATCCTGCATGAACGATACCCTTCCGCAAAGGCCGCATCCACCTCTCCAAAGCTCAACTGGTGGAAATATGCCGCAGCCGCAGCCATCACGGGCCTGGTCGCCCTCACCTACTGGTGGGCGCAACCTGCTGCGGAAAAACTGACAACGTTCCGTACCACCGCCCAAACCGATTCGGTAACCCTCTCCGACGGTACCAGGATCGTACTCCACAGCCATTCCGCCATCCGCTATCCGGAAACCTTCCGGGGAAAAACGAGAACCGTATTCCTGGATGAAGGCACGGCATTCTTTGATGTACAGCAGGATGCAGCCCATCCCTTTACCGCTGCTACCGGTAACCTCAACGTTGATGTACTGGGCACCGCCTTTAATCTCTCTGTTACCGGCCACAGCATAAAACTCTACGTGGCGGAAGGGGAAGTGGCCTTCGGCCGCAGCGGCGATAACAGCCCCCTGCGGTTGCAGGCGGGCAAGGGTGCTTCTTTCCATAAAACCACCGGAACGCTTGCGCCGGACCGGGAGGCAGATCCCAATGCACTCGCCTGGAAAACGCGTGAGCTCCGCTTTGTGGATATGCCCATGGAAGAAGTCTGCAACGTGCTGTCCGACTGCTACGGGATGGCCGTGATACTGGAAAACGACTCCCGGAAAGCACAAAAACTGAATGCCCGTTTTAGCCAGAGATCAATAGAAGAAGTATTGCAAACATTGAACGCACTGTATGATTACCGCTACGAAAAACGTGGCGATACTGTATTTATTCACTAA